The Phycisphaeraceae bacterium genome window below encodes:
- the queD gene encoding 6-carboxytetrahydropterin synthase QueD, with amino-acid sequence MRVRLSKRFSFEAAHWLPTFPDGHKCRRLHGHSFHVEVVVEGDLPIERGFLVDYGDIKRATEPVEAALDHRCLNEIPGLENPTSEMIAVWIWERLKPSLPLLCEIIVEETCTTRCVYRGN; translated from the coding sequence ATGCGCGTTCGATTGAGCAAGCGATTCTCCTTCGAGGCGGCGCACTGGCTGCCCACCTTTCCCGATGGGCACAAGTGCCGTCGTCTCCATGGCCACTCCTTCCATGTGGAGGTGGTGGTCGAGGGGGACCTGCCGATTGAGCGCGGCTTTCTCGTGGACTATGGCGACATCAAGCGCGCCACCGAGCCGGTCGAGGCCGCCCTCGATCATCGCTGCCTCAATGAGATCCCCGGCCTCGAGAACCCAACGAGCGAGATGATCGCGGTGTGGATCTGGGAGCGGTTGAAGCCTTCACTCCCGCTCCTCTGCGAGATCATCGTCGAGGAGACCTGCACCACCCGCTGCGTCTATCGCGGGAACTAG
- the rplS gene encoding 50S ribosomal protein L19, whose translation MNRTQVIESVVAKQLKDPKGLPLLTIGDTIDVHYKIVEGDKERTQIFQGVLISMKGRGINAVITVRRIVANEGVERIFPVHSPRLIKIEVVRRADARRSKLYYLRDRTGRSRRLRDQRRGLKHFEAEMIGGSEGAEGGEKSAKAPKAAKPKAEKKAKAAKA comes from the coding sequence ATGAACCGCACCCAAGTCATCGAAAGCGTCGTTGCCAAGCAGCTCAAGGATCCCAAGGGGCTGCCGCTCCTTACCATCGGTGACACCATCGATGTGCACTACAAGATCGTTGAAGGCGACAAGGAGCGCACGCAGATCTTCCAGGGCGTGCTGATCTCCATGAAGGGTCGCGGCATCAATGCGGTCATCACGGTCCGCCGGATCGTGGCCAATGAAGGTGTCGAGCGCATCTTCCCGGTGCACTCGCCGCGCCTCATCAAGATTGAAGTCGTGCGCCGCGCCGACGCCCGCCGTTCGAAGCTCTACTACCTCCGCGATCGCACCGGTCGCAGCCGACGCCTGCGCGATCAGCGCCGCGGTCTCAAGCACTTCGAGGCCGAGATGATCGGCGGCTCGGAAGGTGCCGAGGGCGGCGAGAAGAGCGCGAAGGCGCCGAAGGCCGCGAAGCCGAAGGCGGAGAAGAAGGCCAAGGCCGCCAAGGCCTGA
- the trmD gene encoding tRNA (guanosine(37)-N1)-methyltransferase TrmD, with protein sequence MRIDFLTLFPEVFPPVLSASILGRASESGAVEYAVHDIRQWADNRHRKVDDRPFGGGPGMVLMCQPLVDAVEAVERMDTRAALRVLLTPQGERLAQPRVEDLARRDRLLLIAGHYEGIDERAIEELRPLELSVGDFVMSGGELAALALADAVTRLLPGVLGHDQSAAEDSFSRRDPSGRPLLDCPHFTRPREWRGREVPEVLLSGDHAAIEAWRMEQMVRRTQARRPDLWTTIDHGPTPDTQKDRAP encoded by the coding sequence ATGCGCATCGACTTCCTCACGCTTTTTCCCGAGGTCTTCCCGCCGGTTCTCTCGGCGAGCATCCTCGGGCGTGCCTCGGAGTCGGGCGCGGTCGAGTACGCGGTTCACGACATTCGTCAGTGGGCCGACAATCGGCATCGAAAGGTCGACGACCGCCCCTTCGGGGGTGGGCCAGGAATGGTGCTCATGTGCCAGCCGCTTGTGGATGCGGTGGAGGCCGTGGAGCGAATGGACACAAGAGCCGCACTTCGAGTGCTGCTCACGCCGCAGGGCGAGCGCCTGGCTCAGCCCCGCGTGGAGGACCTTGCCAGGCGTGACCGGCTTCTCCTGATTGCCGGCCACTATGAAGGCATCGACGAGCGTGCGATCGAGGAACTTCGCCCGCTCGAACTCAGCGTCGGAGACTTCGTGATGTCAGGCGGCGAACTCGCCGCACTGGCACTCGCCGACGCCGTGACCCGACTCCTTCCCGGAGTGCTGGGGCACGACCAGTCCGCGGCGGAGGATTCATTCTCCCGCCGCGATCCGAGCGGGCGTCCACTCCTGGATTGCCCGCACTTCACGCGGCCACGCGAGTGGCGAGGCCGCGAGGTGCCCGAGGTTCTCCTCTCGGGCGACCATGCCGCCATCGAAGCATGGCGGATGGAGCAGATGGTCCGGCGCACCCAAGCGAGGCGCCCCGACCTGTGGACCACCATCGATCACGGGCCAACGCCCGACACGCAGAAGGACCGAGCACCATGA
- the rpsP gene encoding 30S ribosomal protein S16, which translates to MVVLRLKRMGRTHSPFYRLSAMDKRSPRDGRVIENLGWYSPTAADGRQLQLNIERVQHWLSLGAQPSRTAATLIRKAGGTLPKSVVAKLHELAHSPKKSKKEEETKA; encoded by the coding sequence ATGGTTGTTCTGCGATTGAAGCGCATGGGCCGAACGCACTCGCCTTTCTATCGGCTGAGTGCCATGGACAAGCGCTCCCCGCGCGATGGGCGCGTCATTGAGAATCTTGGCTGGTACTCGCCCACGGCCGCCGACGGGCGACAGCTCCAACTGAACATTGAGCGGGTGCAGCATTGGCTCTCCCTCGGGGCGCAGCCGTCCAGAACGGCCGCCACATTGATCCGCAAGGCTGGTGGCACCCTGCCCAAGTCCGTGGTCGCCAAGCTCCACGAGCTCGCGCACAGCCCGAAGAAGAGCAAGAAGGAGGAGGAGACGAAGGCCTGA
- a CDS encoding redoxin domain-containing protein, which produces MRRSSTCWLAGVALIGTLVTSSHGRVQESTSSFPDEWFFGGAERSAALRAIEGKESPGLLTAKWIGDEVTLREMRGKVVVVDFWATWCGPCIRSIPENIALVNRYRDEGLIFIGVHDAAQGWDQAAQVVSQRRINYPVALDLSGAESSVSRFKVSFFPTYVVIDRTGKVRAAGLLPNRVEDVVKVLIAEAAPGDGLAVGSDFSPDHFYGGTLRPTTLRAVEGLPAAPLSGRAWVGQRVESLAPGQGVSVLCFFAPESAMSRLELDRVLAIAKVLEPAGVRVVAISDAGSDREAIAKFAEGKSLTIPILLDEPAAGATLAATANGNESGAQAESASDQPSSPVATPMVPPGTPGQPGQPLPVGRAPFANGVTASAYGAKLLPTTVVVDGAGTVRAAGVRADRLRAVVEKIIGEQDPDALKRLPPPEAPPAVAAPAPPTAVAAPTPPPVAPSAPHGALAPPPPESSSGESP; this is translated from the coding sequence ATGCGTCGAAGTTCGACCTGTTGGCTTGCCGGAGTTGCCCTGATCGGAACACTGGTCACCAGTTCCCACGGCAGGGTTCAGGAGTCGACCTCGTCATTTCCAGATGAGTGGTTCTTCGGGGGAGCGGAGAGATCGGCGGCGCTTCGTGCGATTGAAGGCAAGGAGTCGCCGGGTCTCCTGACGGCCAAGTGGATCGGTGACGAGGTCACGCTGCGGGAGATGCGTGGCAAGGTGGTCGTGGTCGACTTCTGGGCGACATGGTGCGGTCCATGCATCCGCTCGATCCCCGAGAACATCGCGCTCGTCAATCGCTATCGCGATGAGGGACTCATCTTCATCGGTGTGCACGACGCCGCGCAGGGATGGGATCAGGCGGCGCAGGTGGTCTCACAGAGGCGGATCAACTATCCGGTCGCGCTCGATCTGAGTGGCGCCGAGTCGAGCGTGTCGCGTTTCAAGGTGAGCTTCTTTCCGACCTATGTCGTCATCGATCGGACGGGCAAGGTCCGCGCGGCGGGTCTGTTGCCGAACCGCGTTGAGGATGTGGTCAAGGTCCTGATCGCCGAAGCGGCGCCGGGTGACGGCCTCGCCGTCGGCAGCGACTTCTCGCCCGATCACTTCTATGGCGGCACGCTCAGGCCCACCACGCTTCGGGCCGTTGAAGGCCTTCCCGCAGCGCCGCTCTCGGGGCGGGCCTGGGTAGGCCAGAGGGTCGAGTCGCTGGCGCCCGGTCAGGGTGTGAGCGTGCTCTGCTTCTTCGCCCCGGAGAGCGCCATGTCGCGCCTTGAGCTCGATCGCGTGCTCGCGATCGCCAAGGTGCTCGAACCCGCGGGAGTGCGCGTGGTGGCGATCTCTGATGCGGGCTCCGATCGCGAGGCGATCGCCAAGTTTGCCGAGGGGAAATCACTCACGATTCCGATTCTGCTTGATGAACCGGCCGCGGGAGCGACTCTCGCGGCGACCGCCAATGGCAACGAGTCTGGCGCTCAAGCCGAGAGTGCTTCTGATCAGCCGTCGTCGCCCGTTGCCACGCCAATGGTGCCGCCGGGCACGCCGGGGCAGCCCGGTCAACCCTTGCCCGTCGGCCGTGCGCCATTCGCCAATGGTGTGACGGCGTCGGCCTACGGCGCGAAGCTTCTTCCGACCACGGTGGTGGTGGACGGCGCTGGAACCGTTCGAGCCGCGGGGGTTCGGGCGGATCGGCTGCGTGCCGTCGTTGAGAAGATCATCGGCGAGCAGGACCCCGACGCACTCAAGCGCCTTCCTCCGCCGGAAGCGCCGCCCGCAGTTGCTGCACCAGCGCCGCCGACCGCAGTTGCTGCGCCAACGCCGCCGCCGGTGGCGCCCAGCGCTCCGCACGGTGCTCTCGCGCCACCGCCACCCGAAAGCTCATCCGGAGAGTCACCATGA
- a CDS encoding MoxR family ATPase encodes MTMLQRHDASSTPRNDAPEHAFAKAVREQVARTVVGQEVVVERVLIALLTGGHLLLEGVPGIAKTLLVQSVAKAIDLRFNRVQFTIDLLPSDIVGAEILEQKSGSFRVHKGPIFTNLLLADEINRASPKVQSALLEAMQERRVSIGDTTHDLPAPFVVIATQNPVEQAGTFELPEAQLDRFMMRHRLTYPTPDQEAEVVRRSLGLKLKMQGDGAVPMTAFDAIGSEGRREIRDLTQAMAAVQEVHVSEVFVRDCVELVNLTRRHPDIELGCSPRAALALVHTSRARAFLQGRDYAIPEDLFALAEDVVLHRMRLRYEALAEGRRSSDVLKSLLDTLS; translated from the coding sequence ATGACCATGCTGCAACGGCACGACGCCTCTTCTACGCCGAGGAATGATGCGCCCGAGCACGCCTTTGCGAAGGCGGTGCGCGAGCAGGTGGCGCGCACCGTCGTCGGACAGGAGGTCGTGGTTGAGCGCGTGCTCATTGCGCTCCTGACCGGCGGCCATCTCCTTCTCGAAGGCGTGCCTGGCATCGCGAAGACGCTCCTGGTGCAGTCGGTCGCGAAGGCCATCGATCTCCGGTTCAACCGTGTCCAGTTCACGATCGACCTGCTTCCTTCGGACATCGTGGGCGCGGAAATCCTGGAACAGAAGAGCGGCTCCTTCAGAGTGCACAAGGGACCGATCTTCACCAACCTTCTGCTCGCGGATGAGATCAATCGCGCGTCGCCGAAGGTGCAATCTGCGCTGCTTGAAGCCATGCAGGAGCGGCGCGTTTCGATCGGCGACACGACGCATGATCTGCCGGCTCCGTTTGTCGTCATCGCCACGCAGAATCCGGTTGAGCAGGCGGGCACCTTCGAACTGCCCGAGGCGCAGCTCGATCGTTTCATGATGAGGCATCGATTGACCTATCCGACTCCCGATCAGGAGGCGGAAGTGGTGCGTCGGAGCCTCGGGCTGAAGCTCAAGATGCAAGGTGATGGCGCGGTGCCGATGACCGCCTTCGACGCGATCGGCAGCGAGGGGCGTCGTGAGATCCGGGATCTCACGCAGGCCATGGCCGCGGTGCAGGAAGTGCATGTAAGTGAAGTCTTCGTGCGCGATTGCGTGGAGCTGGTGAACCTGACGCGCCGCCACCCGGACATCGAACTGGGGTGCAGTCCCCGCGCGGCGCTGGCGCTGGTCCACACTTCCCGTGCGCGGGCATTCCTTCAGGGACGGGACTATGCCATCCCGGAAGACCTGTTTGCCCTCGCCGAAGATGTCGTTCTCCATCGCATGAGACTGCGTTACGAGGCGCTCGCCGAGGGGCGTCGCTCGAGTGATGTGCTGAAGTCGCTGCTCGACACGCTGAGCTGA
- a CDS encoding DUF58 domain-containing protein: MTTAGAISPKRNATLPAPAALAQGDFEVVVRRLADDLAFGADNSLFTGGGLEYAGSRPYQPGDSIRILDWRLTARTGRAFVKEHEALKRVCVYLVVDTSASMSRSSSAVSKHDLAVWLAAALGLVALRRLSPVAIVAGGDRRLPVLPSLARGDLWHAIEPLRRADTAESTRLATRLDELSRRAERASLVLVISDLHDPGALGALRRAAQRHDVTVLHTIDPAESGPLRAGFFRGAEAETGRRFLSHGGHRPAIHEDLRQELVRSGIEVLELRTDRPFLAPLRRFLSSRGAALRGTR; encoded by the coding sequence GTGACCACCGCCGGCGCCATCTCGCCGAAGAGGAACGCGACGCTGCCCGCGCCGGCGGCTTTGGCCCAGGGTGACTTTGAAGTGGTTGTGCGTCGTCTGGCCGACGACCTCGCGTTCGGAGCGGACAATTCGCTCTTCACCGGAGGCGGCCTCGAGTACGCGGGGTCGCGGCCCTATCAGCCCGGCGATTCGATTCGCATCCTCGACTGGCGACTGACGGCGAGGACGGGTCGGGCGTTCGTCAAGGAGCACGAAGCGCTGAAGCGCGTCTGTGTCTATCTTGTCGTCGACACCTCCGCATCAATGAGCCGCAGTTCATCTGCGGTCTCGAAGCATGACCTCGCCGTCTGGCTGGCTGCAGCGCTGGGGCTCGTGGCGCTGAGGCGCCTCAGCCCCGTGGCGATCGTGGCCGGTGGAGATCGCCGACTTCCGGTTCTGCCGAGCCTGGCGCGCGGCGATCTCTGGCATGCGATCGAGCCGCTTCGGCGAGCTGACACCGCCGAGTCGACGCGGCTTGCGACTCGGCTCGACGAACTCTCGCGGCGCGCAGAGCGAGCAAGCCTGGTGCTGGTGATCAGCGACCTCCACGATCCTGGCGCCCTCGGCGCCCTGCGCCGCGCGGCCCAACGGCATGATGTCACCGTGCTCCACACGATCGATCCTGCGGAAAGTGGGCCGCTTCGCGCCGGGTTCTTCCGTGGTGCCGAAGCGGAGACGGGGCGCCGCTTCCTTTCGCATGGTGGACACCGTCCGGCGATTCACGAGGATCTTCGACAGGAGCTGGTGCGCTCCGGCATCGAGGTGCTCGAGCTGCGGACCGATCGCCCATTCCTCGCGCCGCTCAGGCGCTTCCTTTCGTCGCGCGGTGCGGCCCTGCGGGGGACTCGATGA
- a CDS encoding VWA domain-containing protein: MSFLHPWVLLLLVVPITLGWAVLLRPAGVTLPIDHASHRRRRVLGSLLGVFDALPLLILAVVIIILAGPQRPQTPREARELTNIQICLDVSGSMAGPRYELATEAISSFTRQREGDAMGLTFFGTGQIRWIPLTRDLQAIRNATPFADPMRQPRHMMGTMIGAALDFCRQNIEAETSDEPGDRVIIVVSDGQSFDLGDGQEFEVAERLRASGITVFHIHVAEDEDIPPEMVELARLTGGDAMVATDPEAMRQVFRHIDRMKPARFKVPSAVPMDDFFPFAIAGLVLAGLHLVGLLGVRYTPW, translated from the coding sequence GTGAGCTTCCTCCATCCATGGGTCCTGCTGCTGCTTGTCGTGCCGATCACGCTCGGCTGGGCGGTGCTGCTGCGGCCGGCAGGCGTGACGCTGCCGATCGACCATGCGTCCCATCGGCGTCGCCGAGTGCTCGGATCGCTTCTGGGTGTCTTCGACGCGCTGCCGCTCCTCATTCTCGCGGTGGTCATCATCATCCTCGCCGGACCACAAAGGCCGCAGACCCCGCGCGAAGCACGAGAGCTGACGAACATTCAGATCTGCCTCGATGTGTCGGGCAGCATGGCGGGACCGCGCTATGAGCTCGCGACCGAGGCCATCAGCAGTTTCACCCGGCAGCGCGAAGGTGACGCCATGGGGCTCACCTTCTTCGGGACGGGACAGATTCGCTGGATTCCGCTGACCCGGGATCTTCAGGCGATTCGCAACGCCACTCCATTTGCCGATCCCATGCGTCAGCCGCGCCACATGATGGGCACGATGATCGGCGCGGCGCTCGACTTCTGCCGCCAGAACATCGAGGCGGAGACGAGCGACGAGCCGGGCGATCGCGTGATCATCGTGGTGAGCGATGGCCAGAGCTTTGACCTTGGCGATGGCCAGGAGTTCGAGGTTGCCGAGCGACTCCGCGCGTCCGGCATCACGGTCTTCCACATTCATGTGGCTGAAGATGAGGACATTCCTCCGGAGATGGTCGAACTCGCGCGACTCACCGGCGGTGACGCGATGGTCGCCACCGATCCCGAGGCGATGCGCCAGGTCTTCAGGCACATCGATCGAATGAAACCGGCCCGCTTCAAAGTGCCCAGCGCCGTGCCGATGGATGACTTCTTCCCCTTCGCCATCGCGGGATTGGTGCTCGCCGGGCTTCACCTTGTGGGACTTCTTGGCGTGAGGTACACGCCATGGTGA
- a CDS encoding VWA domain-containing protein, which translates to MSASATLAIAAGVALLALLAEWLHARRVRRVARLAFGASGAPRPWARASPLIRVISLGVLVWGLLTLARLDPTAVEERPSEKTSQQILLVLDVSPSMQVKDAGPDLEKVSRAHWAGVLIRSILDRLDMRKTRISVVAFYTGALPILSETFDKQVVANMLDGLPMHLAFAPGGTDASAGLEMALEMARRWPRRSAMLVFVGDGDLERPPSFGGLPASIADVLVIGVGDTDRATTVGGHSSRQDGWTLKQLAARLGGRYHEGNRRHLPTALLDALRMTAPSERRPVTERTIALWASALGASSLACLGPLLILFGVPRAASAAEPRRALLLVTS; encoded by the coding sequence GTGAGCGCCTCGGCCACGCTGGCGATCGCGGCGGGAGTGGCGCTTCTCGCGTTGCTTGCGGAGTGGCTGCACGCGAGGCGCGTGCGCCGTGTCGCGCGACTCGCCTTCGGCGCGAGCGGCGCACCGCGACCTTGGGCACGCGCGTCGCCGCTCATCCGGGTGATCTCGCTCGGTGTGCTGGTCTGGGGCCTGCTCACGCTCGCGCGACTTGATCCGACGGCAGTCGAGGAGCGCCCCTCGGAGAAGACCTCGCAGCAGATCCTGCTCGTTCTCGATGTCTCGCCGAGCATGCAGGTCAAGGATGCGGGACCCGACCTCGAGAAGGTGTCGCGGGCGCACTGGGCGGGGGTGCTGATCCGTTCCATCCTCGATCGGCTCGACATGCGCAAGACACGCATCAGCGTCGTCGCGTTCTACACGGGGGCGCTGCCGATCCTCTCGGAGACCTTCGACAAGCAGGTGGTGGCGAACATGCTCGATGGACTCCCGATGCACCTGGCCTTCGCGCCGGGTGGCACCGATGCGAGCGCTGGACTCGAGATGGCGCTCGAGATGGCGCGGCGCTGGCCGCGTCGCAGCGCCATGCTTGTGTTCGTGGGCGACGGCGACCTCGAGCGTCCGCCGAGCTTCGGCGGGCTTCCCGCGTCGATCGCCGATGTGCTGGTGATCGGCGTCGGCGACACCGATCGCGCGACCACCGTCGGCGGGCACTCGTCGCGTCAGGATGGATGGACGCTGAAGCAACTCGCGGCGCGGCTTGGCGGCCGCTATCACGAAGGCAACCGTCGGCACCTGCCGACAGCACTCCTTGATGCACTCCGAATGACCGCGCCTTCCGAGCGGAGGCCGGTGACGGAGCGCACGATCGCGCTCTGGGCGTCGGCGCTCGGCGCGTCATCGCTCGCGTGCCTCGGACCCTTGCTCATTCTCTTCGGTGTGCCCCGCGCCGCGTCCGCGGCGGAGCCACGCCGCGCTCTTCTCCTGGTGACTTCATGA